From a single Cherax quadricarinatus isolate ZL_2023a chromosome 7, ASM3850222v1, whole genome shotgun sequence genomic region:
- the LOC128686942 gene encoding uro-adherence factor A-like isoform X2 yields the protein MDTASIDNFWCEGRSVLSWSSSKSHPLSCLHDPPPLLDLDALQVALTRLDHAPQKGKAFIGRSGALGHRRPPSRGSRGSRRSSADSLHQDSEADLVIPREVDIEVQLESDGHKERQPERHFTCEDIARDFKVYSQSFREALTDTLNAKQLQQTNEVVKKKQGDLDVKQEIRRKLFENRYRRSGISVGGSNPLLNNFSSEAEESFRRIKEEVARLAAKRRSSSDISDSRASSDYSFSFNSVQEDHKENVKWCSEERESAFDSASVALEKNVETRSSSEADVVISDRESIADSGLVNRRTVITISGKKKKSKSASSLTQEEPTPLWIRDLQTRRSLRGKDPAPSRLIPIQIEPEFEGGINVSIVSQAEPNRKDSTSRMYVRQSDSENRPSRASAFNVRQTIEKRQIQQERRERRALREKIREQLRSLSESRERRDSSGSYVSSVHLSQNSVRSKSMSSLDQDQDDFRSESPLFKVQSSPTLEKEKEEVRIYLFGASNLTESGDCYPDVPPASRDKTRLISTDTTESSSHQEAREKHKICYIERPETWQWTQSWDSLKAGQEDIDENCQKVSESINSVKKPSDLSSQRSSIQSSVFDQGSPKTSWQEYNLHHTDQGISCISPLLNNHPNSLESTKSCPALLTLGQAGTTKDDSLQPAGEDLSCTPPVPPPRRNRLSLSAGQITLEEEEDKPNWIRLAKERRSLRTAQQVDQLSDRASTASKEPEWVIRARKKLESLNVTLTSTTDFNCASSCVTESSSAWSRGGLDALDDLKEETSRIGEELAEEATARVNEDLALHKDISRMLEHNTDRSERSREPSAERLRVSFETSAAENSDGDSSRRLRTRKPQLDEVRFGDLKHDWGGAQTKALKTSNGKQKEMRFGEIQVKETLPEPSEKTKEMRFGDIMTSPQKAQINSGSTNGSRPVMRFGDTPLDLFSSSEPKGPKSSSKFESVAGPDPTKMTAEQLNQNVEEYDFPIPTGKEDVSELMKFLEDSLKKAEVVPEVVSVEDNRPKPKSILKRRSVENVLHELKREERREGLQKVEHRKSASFDWDSVEEEQQYTNSSVTTTVTAAAASPSSAAPSTLQDGDINSSTASKNCDAPILTCGRSSTLTAHHQEGRSSLSSHCQDTHTNFYACQQESHASFPSAQQENHASLPSPQQESHVPFPSAQQENHASFPSHQQENHASVSSHQQESDTAHQGGYVPFPSHVETEGASNSPAKVFSFTFSANQKTRPETSFTDLEEDSLIRQKTQKEAENTRRTEGMKTFTIITNPNDVCKHSTPGERESLNGHSHTLVSSPVQLNKFKSNKISSESDKSNEHPSKTNSYPVRPLRMKLVTQNLGSGGERRKTEETSSECNSKHRVHQVTVELMNEDDQRQLSLKKREEEKKRSSLLEWETLQRQRLEDEEKNRINKNLSMKPVSTKIKELVKMHGSFMSMFSKEKKTDINGTVDGKDDIVFRKVPLETPHVEPKNEFIKNIPVPMKSPYIVKKLLSPSKNASSYVESHHTSRRDLSKSHSPTRRASPASRRETSKPRSSEDKREHTSHRILTESNWKTNRATCSSSSSSPRKPRSSNSPSRRGRNSHIPTSSDKSGVKEKDAQSKHGEIHLTGSGVSEVMACTRDVNESSRSSKRSSPPVPPKPLNLHEKFQALPLPYLDRKKESVDLEKDKGKNSQIPLHYEICTSEGRSSIKDPKNRKEWLNKMLNSLTLDHTQPFDMVGSTESGTHPSSPLKLCSSTNIHCESLHPDGIGEKSQDFPVPPARKSTASSRIAAEALYSPSSKYSPYSNNLSSKLSSADPSVTQTKPTVPPRISSPSLTKSFADHLDISCCSKANISYSSSPTSLRSSVREALQSDQSQLVNGRRGPVSLSSILGDGSSRSSSITSTPLASPRATPERVIKRDSIDLGTKLDVILESSFRDGRRVTIPGEEQKENIAPSPSTNRNKEYKEKKFEEGEDILSPPSPSPYRSSFRVRERSEERRKGVRNNDEEVGLQKETRSLWQTSVHKPFSFTKPSVTLKTMTSDVDPQRVATSKASPSHREDLTTCNHFYLYDNRRYNQDKNEPAVEKSECRVSTEPFTSRYSNERISPGTKVPESSSLVSKGGGSLGTSEGRRLSLVYESYLSRNSKETSSLRSRGPSERSTPDRDSKPVSLSSILSRDVGSDDSIPCEHTGSFQFKPDISFSEELNDINQRYCKDMAIQRSSSKTTVENTSGSKLPLSSCYDSDDVFINYSTMGKGDKTRDSSLEPEFRESLPAQKLRRGNNTRNKERSPGRISKEVSSNSSGPKRPPKTSTSPSKSRNSVVRRNSSLKRNRPENVGGSLKIKKDRKSSEDDPADLRDETIVQNDGGWTKTKTTVRRARLGSTEKARQIVRTNSGKTKKEKMFKANASKALEDWAAGATVHGKLMKKEGQKFSHETEEVVKGGQRTSKSVVRRVVRRGSRRLSGGGELMTETKETSSTGASKNGRGGGEHRKKEEMQVQKQDVVGRGAVVIAQDDGLCRRMKTSTDGERYVTHSVSDKDGKTTYTTEGINNKTTNSLEVIGGEDFNAKREVQGRTGHRVVVERSKDSQGRPSTVVKKITSQSRVVITKTKRKPPVAV from the exons GTGGCACTGACGAGGTTGGACCACGCGCCGCAGAAAGGCAAGGCTTTCATCGGTCGTAGCGGTGCCCTCGGTCACCGGCGACCTCCCTCCAGAGGCTCCCGTGGCTCCAGGAGATCATCTGCAGACAGCCTCCACCAGGACTCCGAGGCTGACCTGGTTATTCCGAGGGAGGTTGACATCGAGGTGCAGCTTGAGAGTGACGGTCACAAGGAACGTCAACCAGAGAGGCACTTCACTTGCGAGGACATAGCAAGGGACTTCAAGGTATATAGCCAAAGCTTCAGGGAGGCGCTTACAGATACATTAAATGCAAAACAGTTGCAACAGACCAATGAGGTGGTTAAGAAGAAGCAGGGAGATCTAGACGTCAAGCAGGAGATACGGAGGAAACTCTTTGAGAATCGCTACAGGAGATCTGGTATTTCCGTAGGGGGATCAAATCCACTGTTGAACAACTTCTCATCTGAGGCTGAAGAGTCCTTTAGAAGGATCAAGGAGGAAGTTGCTCGTTTAGCAGCCAAGAGGAGGTCATCTAGTGATATCAGTGACTCTAGAGCTTCCAGTGACTATTCTTTTTCCTTCAACTCAGTACAAGAGGATCATAAGGAGAATGTAAAATGGTGTAGTGAGGAAAGAGAGTCAGCCTTTGATTCAGCAAGTGTCGCTTTAGAGAAGAATGTGGAGACCAGGTCATCCTCTGAGGCTGATGTAGTGATCAGTGACCGTGAGAGCATCGCAGACTCTGGTCTGGTAAACAGACGGACTGTCATCACTATCAGTGGGAAGAAGAAAAAGAGCAAGTCTGCCTCTAGTCTAACCCAAGAAGAACCGACACCGCTCTGGATCAGAGATCTACAGACTAGGCGATCCCTCAGAGGGAAGGATCCAGCCCCTTCCAGGCTAATTCCTATTCAGATTGAGCCAGAGTTTGAAGGAGGAATAAATGTATCCATTGTGAGTCAGGCAGAACCCAACCGCAAGGACAGCACCTCGCGTATGTACGTTCGTCAGAGTGACTCAGAAAATAGACCTTCGAGGGCAAGTGCTTTTAACGTCAGGCAAACTATAGAGAAGCGACAAATTCAGCAAGAGAGACGAGAGAGGAGAGCTCTTAGAGAAAAGATCAGAGAGCAGCTGAGGAGTCTTTCTGAAAGTCGTGAGCGACGAGATTCCTCTGGTTCTTATGTATCCTCCGTTCACCTCAGTCAAAATTCGGTGCGATCAAAGTCTATGAGTTCTCTGGATCAAGACCAGGACGACTTTAGAAGTGAATCTCCCCTATTCAAGGTCCAGTCTAGCCCAACGCTAGAGAAGGAAAAAGAGGAAGTTAGAATTTATCTGTTTGGAGCATCCAACCTTACTGAGAGTGGAGATTGTTACCCTGATGTGCCCCCGGCCTCCAGGGACAAGACTCGACTAATCAGCACAGACACTACAGAAAGCAGCAGTCACCAAGAAGCTCGGGAGAAACACAAGATTTGCTATATTGAACGACCAGAAACTTGGCAGTGGACACAGTCTTGGGACTCGCTCAAGGCAGGCCAAGAGGACATTGATGAGAATTGTCAGAAAGTTAGTGAGTCCATTAATTCGGTTAAGAAACCATCTGATCTCAGTAGTCAACGCTCGTCAATTCAGTCAAGTGTCTTTGATCAAGGCTCGCCGAAGACGTCTTGGCAGGAGTATAATCTTCACCACACTGATCAAGGGATCAGCTGCATCTCCCCATTGCTTAACAATCATCCAAACAGTCTCGAGAGTACAAAGTCCTGTCCTGCTCTGTTGACACTTGGTCAAGCAGGAACCACCAAGGACGACTCCTTACAACCTGCCGGTGAGGATCTCTCCTGCACACCACCAGTCCCGCCTCCTCGGAGGAACAGGTTAAGTTTGTCAGCTGGACAAATcacactggaggaggaggaggacaagccCAACTGGATCCGACTGGCAAAGGAGCGACGGAGTCTACGGACAGCTCAACAAGTGGACCAGCTGTCTGATAGAGCCTCAACTGCCAGTAAGGAGCCAGAGTGGGTCATCAGGGCTCGGAAGAAGCTAGAGTCACTTAATGTGACACTCACGAGCACAACTGACTTTAATTGTGCCAGTTCTTGCGTCACAGAATCTTCATCAGCGTGGAGTCGAGGTGGTCTAGATGCTCTAGATGATCTGAAGGAAGAAACATCACGTATTGGGGAAGAATTAGCTGAAGAGGCAACTGCCAGGGTGAATGAGGACTTGGCACTTCACAAAGACATCAGCAGAATGTTGGAGCACAATACAGATCGCTCGGAACGCTCTCGTGAGCCCTCTGCTGAGCGGCTTCGGGTGTCCTTTGAGACCTCTGCAGCTGAAAACTCTGATGGTGATTCCAGTAGACGGTTACGCACTCGAAAACCTCAGCTGGATGAAGTTCGTTTTGGTGACCTGAAACATGACTGGGGTGGTGCTCAAACTAAGGCTTTAAAAACCAGCAATGGTAAACAAAAGGAAATGCGCTTTGGTGAGATTCAGGTGAAGGAGACTCTTCCTGAGCCTTCTGAGAAGACAAAAGAAATGAGATTTGGTGACATCATGACATCGCCACAGAAAGCTCAAATTAACTCAGGTTCGACAAATGGCAGTCGCCCTGTGATGCGCTTTGGGGACACGCCGCTcgacctcttctcatcctcagaGCCCAAAGGTCCAAAGAGCAGTTCGAAGTTTGAGTCAGTAGCTGGTCCAGACCCAACTAAGATGACTGCAGAACAACTGAATCAAAATGTTGAGGAATACGACTTCCCAATACCAACAGGAAAAGAAGATGTCTCTGAGCTAATGAAGTTCCTTGAAGATAGCTTGAAGAAAGCAGAAGTTGTCCCAGAAGTCGTCAGCGTGGAGGACAACCGGCCCAAGCCCAAGAGCATCCTGAAGAGGCGCTCCGTGGAGAACGTCCTACATGAGctgaagagggaggagaggagagaggggctCCAAAAGGTAGAGCACCGGAAGAGCGCGTCCTTTGACTGGGACTCCGTAG AAGAGGAGCAGCAGTACACCAACAGCTccgtcactactactgttacagcaGCGGCAGCCTCCCCCTCCTCCGCTGCCCCCTCGACTCTGCAGGACGGTGACATCAACTCCTCCACGGCCTCCAAAAACTGTGATGCCCCCATCCTCACCTGTGGCCGCAGTTCCACCCTCACCGCCCACCACCAGGAGGGCcgctcctcactctcctcccactgcCAGGACACCCACACAAATTTCTACGCATGTCAGCAGGAGAGCCATGCCTCTTTCCCCTCAGCTCAACAGGAAAACCAtgcctctctcccctcacctcagCAAGAAAGCCATGTCCCTTTCCCCTCAGCTCAACAAGAAAACCATGCCTCATTCCCCTCTCATCAACAAGAAAACCATGCCTCAGTCTCCTCTCATCAGCAGGAGAGTGACACCGCGCATCAGGGAGGCTATGTCCCCTTCCCCTCGCATGTCGAGACGGAGGGAGCCAGCAATTCACCAGCCAAGGTGTTCAGCTTCACCTTCAGCGCCAACCAAAAGACCCGACCAGAGACCAGCTTCACAGACCTCGAAGAGGACTCACTAATCCGCCAGAAGACACAGAAGGAGGCCGAGAACACCAGGAGGACCGAGGGCATGAAAACATTTACCATTATCACAAATCCAAATGATGTTTGCAAGCACAGCActccaggtgagagagagagcttAAATGGCCACTCTCATACACTTGTGTCATCTCCCGTGCAATTAAACAAATTCAAGTCAAATAAAATTAGTTCTGAGAGTGATAAGTCAAATGAGCATCCATCCAAAACAAACAGTTATCCAGTAAGACCTTTAAGAATGAAGTTGGTAACCCAGAACCTGGGCAGCGGAGGAGAGCGAAGGAAGACAGAGGAAACGAGCAGTGAATGCAACTCGAAACACAGAGTTCATCAAGTAACAGTGGAGCTCATGAACGAAGATGATCAAAGGCAATTATCTTtaaagaagagagaagaggagaagaaAAGAAGCAGCTTATTAGAGTGGGAGACGTTACAAAGACAAAGActtgaagatgaagagaaaaatCGCATTAACAAAAATCTGTCGATGAAGCCTGTCTCAACGAAGATCAAGGAGCTTGTGAAAATGCACGGAAGCTTCATGTCTATGTTTAGCAAGGAAAAGAAGACAGATATTAATGGTACAGTTGATGGCAAGGATGACATTGTTTTCCGAAAAGTGCCTTTAGAAACTCCACATGTGGAACCAAAGAATGAGTTTATAAAGAATATTCCTGTTCCCATGAAGTCTCCGTACATTGTCAAGAAACTTCTCTCGCCCTCCAAAAATGCAAGCTCCTATGTGGAGTCTCATCACACGAGCCGTCGAGATTTGTCCAAGTCTCACTCACCAACCCGTAGGGCCAGCCCTGCCTCCAGGAGAGAGACTTCAAAACCTCGCTCATCAGAGGACAAAAGGGAGCACACCTCTCACAGGATCCTTACAGAAAGCAACTGGAAAACAAACAGGGCAACGTGCAGCTCCAGCTCCTCCAGCCCTCGGAAACCTCGGTCATCCAACTCTCCATCAAGGCGAGGAAGGAACTCACATATACCTACATCATCAGATAAATCAGGTGTCAAAGAAAAAGATGCACAGTCAAAACATGGTGAGATTCATTTAACAGGGTCTGGAGTGTCTGAGGTGATGGCTTGTACAAGAGATGTGAATGAGTCTTCCAGATCTTCAAAGAGATCCTCTCCTCCAGTTCCACCAAAACCATTAAACCTTCATGAAAAATTTCAAGCATTACCATTGCCTTATTTAGATAGAAAAAAGGAATCAGTTGACCTCGAAAAAGATAAAGGAAAGAATAGTCAAATACCTTTACATTATGAAATATGTACTAGTGAAGGCAGGTCAAGTATCAAGGATCCCAAGAACAGAAAAGAGTGGCTGAATAAAATGCTCAATTCGTTAACTTTGGATCACACACAGCCCTTCGACATGGTGGGTTCAACTGAAAGTGGAACACATCCTTCTAGCCCATTAAAATTATGCTCAAGTACAAACATTCATTGTGAAAGTCTACATCCTGATGGGATTGGTGAGAAGTCACAGGATTTTCCTGTTCCTCCTGCTAGGAAGTCAACGGCATCCTCTAGGATTGCTGCTGAAGCTCTTTACTCACCTTCGTCCAAATATTCACCTTATAGTAACAACTTGTcatccaaactttcatcagccgacccatcagtaacacaaacaaAACCAACTGTACCACCCAGGATTTCATCACCATCCCTTACAAAGTCATTTGCTGACCACTTGGACATATCCTGCTGCTCGAAGGCCAATATATCCTATTCTTCTTCACCAACAtcactgaggtcttcagtcagaGAAGCCCTCCAGTCTGACCAGTCACAGTTAGTCAATGGTAGACGAGGACCAGTTAGTCTTTCATCAATTTTGGGTGACGGGTCCTCCAGGTCGTCCTCAATAACTTCCACACCTTTGGCATCTCCAAGGGCGACTCCAGAGAGGGTAATTAAAAGAGATTCTATTGATTTGGGAACAAAGCTTGATGTAATCCTTGAGTCTAGCTTCAGGGACGGAAGAAGGGTAACCATACCTGGTGAAGAACAGAAAGAAAACATTGCTCCCTCTCCCAGTACAAACAGAAATAAGGAatacaaagaaaaaaaatttgaggAGGGTGAGGATATCTTGAgtcctccttcaccctctccaTATAGATCCTCATTTAGAGTaagagaaagaagtgaagagagAAGGAAAGGAGTTAGAAACAATGATGAAGAAGTGGGCCTTCAGAAAGAGACAAGGAGCTTGTGGCAGACATCAGTACACAAACCCTTCAGCTTCACTAAACCTTCTGTGACGCTGAAGACAATGACTTCTGATGTTGACCCACAAAGGGTTGCCACTAGTAAAGCTTCACCCTCGCACAGGGAAGACCTGACTACGTGCAATCATTTCTACCTGTATGATAACAGAAGATATAACCAGGATAAAAATGAACCTGCTGTAGAAAAGTCAGAATGTAGAGTAAGCACAGAGCCTTTCACATCACGATATTCTAACGAGAGAATTTCACCGGGGACGAAAGTCCCTGAATCTTCATCCCTAGTTTCCAAAGGTGGCGGTTCTTTGGGTACGAGTGAAGGGAGAAGATTATCTCTAGTGTATGAATCTTACCTGTCAAGGAATAGCAAGGAGACATCATCACTGAGGTCAAGGGGGCCATCAGAGAGGTCAACACCTGACAGAGACTCTAAGCCTGTCTCTCTGTCCAGCATCTTGTCCAGAGATGTAGGCTCTGATGACTCCATACCTTGTGAACACACTGGCAGCTTTCAGTTCAAGCCAGATATCTCCTTTTCTGAAGAATTAAATGATATAAATCAGAGATATTGTAAAGACATGGCTATACAACGCTCATCATCAAAGACGACAGTTGAGAACACATCTGGAAGCAAACTACCCCTGTCCTCTTGCTATGACAGTGACGATGTATTTATCAATTACTCCACAATGGGTAAAGGAGACAAAACAAGAGACTCAAGCCTAGAACCAGAGTTTAGAGAGTCCCTACCTGCTCAAAAACTTAGGAGAGGAAATAATACCAGAAATAAAGAAAGGTCACCAGGAAGAATTTCAAAGGAAGTATCTTCAAACTCCTCTGGGCCAAAGAGACCTCCAAAGACTTCGACAAGTCCCAGCAAGTCGAGAAACAGTGTTGTCCGTAGGAACTCTAGTCTGAAAAGGAATCGTCCTGAGAACGTGGGAGGGTCTTTGAAAATCAAGAAGGACAGAAAAAGCTCAGAGGATGATCCAGCAGACCTGAGAGACGAAACTATAGTGCAGAACGATGGTGGCTGGACCAAAACAAAGACCACAGTCAGAAGAGCCCGACTAGGGTCCACAGAAAAG GCACGGCAGATAGTTCGAACCAACAGTGGCAAGACAAAGAAGGAGAAAATGTTTAAAGCGAATGCATCAAAAGCACTGGAAGACTGGGCTGCTGGCGCCACAGTACATGGAAAACTCATGAaaaag GAAGGTCAGAAGTTCAGCCATGAGACTGAAGAGGTGGTGAAGGGAGGCCAGCGGACcagcaagagtgtggtgaggagagtggtgaggcgGGGATCCAGGAGGCTCTCTGGTGGTGGAGAACTGATGACGGAAACCAAGGAAACTTCTTCCacag GAGCAAGCAAgaatggtaggggtggtggcgaGCATAGAAAGAAGGAAGAGATGCAGGTACAAAAACAGGATGTGGTGGGTCGTGGAGCAGTGGTGATAGCTCAAGACGACGGTCTCTGCCGCAGGATGAAGACCTCCACTGACGGAGAGCGGTACGTGACACACTCAGTGTCAGACAAGGATGGCAAGACCACCTACACTACAGAGGGTATCAACAACAAGACCACCAACTCACTTGAGGTCATTGGAG GTGAGGACTTCAATGCCAAGCGTGAAGTGCAGGGTCGAACTGGGCACCGGGTGGTGGTAGAACGCAGCAAGGACAGCCAAGGACGACCCTCAACAGTTGTAAAGAAGATCACTTCTCAGTCCAGGGTTGTCAT aacTAAAACGAAACGAAAGCCTCCTGTAGCAGTGtaa